The DNA sequence aatgaggtaaagattactacaatatatatttactttataaaacttttatttCAATATCTTACTTTTATTAACACCTTTTGATTTGGatgtagaaaatatatttttggattgaggcggcaataaaaataactgatactgtctagagtttttattacatgtcatgtgacgcatgtcataaaaaaatagatttatacaattgcaataaaaaaattatttgtgacaAGCCAACATGCGGCTAGGAAGGATTTCCtacaccacggtatattacaactaacatatgatgttattgaaattaagttaagaaaaaaaaagatactaacaatcttattatgcattttacagtgctatagcatatgttgaacttgatgacaatacaaagagcctatctgctgtcatgttcgcagatattgtgaaaaaaatattttcatgtactgctgcccaactaatgaaatatactgcaaatgtgtaattttaaaaaaaataaaatagttttacatgtctttcataagttgatttttttaattaaataaactatgCACACTATGtctaatcattttaaatgaaaatatatcaCGGTTTGCAGGAACATCGtcgctttgtcgacactaccatattcaatttattaacgaaaaaatggacaatccaaATATATGCGGACcaggctagaatgaaaagtgcaaaatacaaaaattacactattgtctctatcgaagcaaatgaagattgaaatccaccaatgactatcattagttttcttatctacaattttcagacaaatgctatcttcaattatcaataatttagagattgatttttaattttatttttatcttacacctatttaagtaatgtttctttaagtattggaacatcaatttttaattcatttttagattaacttaataacatatttaaatcatcaagctttcttaaacattaatatattgcattcggtattcacttttaattgacaacattataaactataatatttagatacacataataataatctcacctaataactaataatattttttctttaatttttaattgtatcactttcaactaacataaaaaaaaactaacataaaatttagtatacgtgccttgcacgtagctttttgctagtatatatatatatggaagaggtttcaatggttacatttttattgtaaccatcatggttacatttttcttgtaaccatcatggttacatttttttaagccattggattactattaaatggttgtgattaatttagaaattaaataaaaataaataataaataacttgtaacctgaaagtaacctaatcatttatttctttataaaactttaattaagattaattatattttaaaattaaattaattataattattaattaattttttgcaatttattactatataaggatcttttagcaatttatttttttatacttaaattatttaaaattttatagcaaaactttttataatttaaaattatacacatgtaatttcataatttaaattttattatacttgtaattttaattttaaattattacacttaattatttaattatttaatttaaatatttaaaaagtaaaaaatgaaataagttaaggattttttagaaaaaaaatggctgcacttgttatcgattgattagcttgaggtctcatacttagttcatataattgtaacaaaataattaaatatcatttaaaaataattaattatttgaaaatttattataagaagagaattttaatttgtgtcaaaagaagtttaatttttgtaaaaaaaaaaataaattttattgtaaatattataattaaatggcttaattattaaaataattcaagtaaggatttaaatataaatattaattgctaaaagatgtcttgtcaaatatttaattaattaatttaagaaaatagttaattataattaaataattctaaaaaaggaatgtctatttaattaattattttaagaaaatagttaattataattaattaaatctaaaaaaggaaagtctacctattactAACCTGCTATTactgaaaaaaaatgtaactatatgggtacaataaaaatataaccattgaataatcacccatatatatatatatatcatgtgtaTTGTTTAAGGATGTTAGGGTGTGTACGTGACTATAATGGTTTTGTTTTGGGTATGAGTTAGATCAACTTGTAGGTTGAAggatatatatgtaatattttttttaatgagtaTTATTCATTgatgaaataaatttttttaaaaaaactaaatatatatatatttattcttaaaatatatataacttgtTAAAAAAAAGGAATTTTTTCAATGATATACTATATTAAGAAAGTATTTACAAACATTGTCTTGTCATATGACATGGTTGTTTGCTTCCTCTGTTTATGAGTGGTTATGAGTATTCTTTTTGACTGTTCTTATTGAGCTTTTGTTGGCCCTGCTTTTGACAGTATTGTACGTGTCTGTATTATTTAGTTAAATTGGttttgctgtttttttttttcctgataCGTGAAGATGAATAACGAACCCAATCTAGAAGACCAATATGCAGCTTTTAATATTGAggatgaagaggaagaagagttGATCTTTGAGGGGGGGAATGATGATTCGGCTGACATAGACGACAGGTGGTGTTTGGTTGGCCGTTTCCTCACACATCGGTCAATAGATTTCCAAgcaatgcaaaataaaatggcACAGTTATGGCAGCCAGGAAGAGGATTGTATGTGAAAGAATTGGAACATAACCTCTACCTATTCCAATTCTACCATGAAGTAGATATCGAAAGAGTAATGGAGGGTAGTCCGTGGACATTTGATAGAGTCCCTTTGATATTCGAGAGGCTGAAGCAAGGCGAAAACCCCCGGTCTGTGGTTCTGAACAGGATCGAATTCTGGGTGCAAATTCATAACATGACTACGGGTTTTATGTCGGAAGTGGTGATCCAGAGACTTGGGAATTACATTGGAACATATGTAAAATCTGATCCTAATAACTTCATAGGTGTGTGGAGAGATTACCTGCGCATTCATGTCAAAGTTAACATCGATCAACcgttaaaaagaaagaaaaaagttgtTAAACAAGGCGGTATGTGGTGCTATGCTTTATTCAAGTATGAAGACCTCCCTACATTCTGTTTCATATGTGGAGTGCTGGGACACACTGAGAGATTCTGTGATAGACTCTTTGATACCCCGATAGACCAAATTGAAAAACCGTATGGGTTGGAGATGAAGGCAGCCCCAAGACGGAGAAACTATGCTGCTGGTGCGAGGTGGCTGAGGTCGGGAAGCATGAACAGAGCCGGCACCGATCGTAATCCCGGTAATCCTGCAGTGTCTAATCCCACTAATCTTGGAACTGGGATAACTCATAATCGCGTGAGATCAGGAGGCAGCCAATCAGGGATATCAAATACAATAAATCATGAATCAAATGCGGCTATGAATCCGGTCAACCACATCCCAAGAAGAATAATAGAGATCCCTTCGAAGGAAACTGAAGTGATAAATAAGGAAGGTCAAGGGGGAGAGCAAAATCCGGAACTTGAAGGAGAGGCTTTTGACACGGGTGTTGTAAATGCTGATGAAGCTCTTCTttttctagaaaataaaaaaagaagaatgGGCCTTGACCACCATCATGGGCTTTTAGAAGCACAAAACATGGAAGTTTTTAAAAATGACACAAACCCAAATGGGCCAGGAGTTTTGTTTGATGTGGAAATGGTTACTGAAATGGGTGGCAATACAAAAAACTTGTCTGGGGCGGGCTCTGTTTCACAGACCCGCCGGGAATTATGAATGTGTTGAGTTGGAATTGCCGGGGGCTTGGGAACCAACGGGCTATTCAGTTCCTTAAGGAGATTGTATCTCAAAAGAAACctaatttcatttttctttgtGAAACTAAAAGTGACAATAATAGAATGCAAAGGGTGGGCCGTTCTTTGGGTTTTGAAGGCCTTTTCACTGTAGAGGCCCGTGGAAGTGCTGGGGGCCTAGCTTTGCTCTGGAGAAACCAAAATGATGGTAGAATTCTGGGTTACTCTCAAAGCCACATCGACTTCCTGGTGTGCTCGACTGAAAGAGGAGATTGGCGTCTAACGGGGGTATATGGAGAACCATTGCGTAACCGTCGGCATCTCACATGGGACTTGCTCCGATATCTCGCAAGAGATTCTAATTTACCGTGGTGCGTAATAGGTGACCTCAACAACGTGGTGAGACAAGAAGATAAAAAGGGTGGCCGGCGATATCCACAACCTTTAATTGCTGGTTTCATACAGGCGCTGAATGACTCTCATCTTCATGACCTCGAGCTCTCGGGTTACCCTTTTACCTGGGAGAAGGGACGTGGAACAAGCGGCTGGATTGAAGTGAGACTAGACAGAGCACTCATCAATGAACAATTCACCCAGGTTTTTCCCCTTGCTGCTCTATTTAATTTGGAAATAACATCTTCTGATCACTGTCCAATTTTTTTGGAACCCGAAATTAACCAAGCTTTCACACCTGGTACTGCCTTTAAATTTGAGAATGCTTGGTTCAAAGAGCCTATTTGTTGTGAAATTATCAGAGATTGTTGGAACATATCAGCGAATAGTACTTTGTCTGAAAAATTGAGATTGTGTGCTGAGAAGCTCGGGCCTTGGGGCAAAGAGATAACAGGGAATTTTAAACAGAGAATTCGTAAGTGTAAAACTGAGTTATCTAGTCTGAAGAACAAAAGAGACACACTATCGGTTCAGCGATACAGTGAAGTCAAGAAGCAATTGTTTAAAGTACTTGATCAACGAGAAGCGTTTTGGAAACAACGATCAAAACAGTTATGGTTGAAAGAAGGCGATCAAAATAGTAGTTACTTTCATAAGACTGCTACAACTCGGAAGAGACATAATCAAATTGATCGATTACAGAATAACCAAGGAGATTGGGTAGATTGGGACAGTGGCTTATCATCGGTCATCACCAACTATTTTAATGGTTTATTTGAATCGACTAGAGGTTCTCATCAAGCTGTTACTGATTGTGTAGAGGTTTCCATCCCTGAAGTGGCTCATGTTGAATTTCGGCAGTTGGTTACTGAAGAAGAGGTTAAGAAAGCGGTGTTCCAAATGCATCCTGACAAAAGCCCGGGGCCAGATGGTATGACACCTGCCTTTTATCAAAAATGCTGGTCAATTGTGGGTAAAGATGTGGTTCTAATGGTTCATAATTTCTTCTCTACTGGAATGTTTGATGAAGGTTGTGCTGATGCAAATATCGTCTTAATTCCGAAAACAAAGAAACCTGTGAACATGACTCAACTTCGCCCAATAGCCTTGTGCAATGTTTCCTACAAGATCATAACAAAAGTGGTGGTAAACCGCATGAAACCATTCATGGACAGACTGGTGTCAGAGAATCAAAGCGCCTTTATCCCGGGAAGACTTATTTCAGATAACGTGCTTATTTCTTTTGAAGTATTGCATTATCTAAAGCGGAAAAGAAAAGGGAAAGACGGTTTCATGGCCTTAAAGCTCGACATGAGTAAAGCGTATGACCGAATAGAGTGGAATTTCCTTGAAGCAATGCTCCGAAAACTGGGCTTTGAGGATTGGTGGACTCGCCTGCTTTTGAAATGTGTTTCTTCTGCGTGCTATACGGTGGTTCATGGTAAACATGAGATTGGTCCAATAGTTCCTTCAAGAGGTATAAGACAGGGGGATCCACTATCCCCCTATCTTTTTATCCTATGTGCTGAGGGCCTTTCAGCGATCATTCGTCGATTTGAAGCACGGGGACTGTTACATGGTTGTAAAGTTGCAAATGGAGCACCTCGGATCTCACACATGTTGTTCGCAGATGACAGCTACTTATACTGTAAGGCGACACCAGAGGAAGCAACAAGAATTCAGGAAGTATTGAGTACTTTTGAAGAAGCTTCAGGACAGAAGGTTAATTTTTCCAAATCTTCTATATTTTTCAGTACCAATACAACCTTGGCTATGCGTGACAACATTAGTCAAAGGCTTGGCATGATCATTGCGGGAGCTAATAGTCTATATCTGGGCCTTCCAAGTACCATATCTCGCAACAAGACTTCGGTTTTTGGCTATTTAAAAGAAAGAGTCCGCAAAAGAGTTGAAGGATGGGAAACCAAATATCTCTCACGTGCTGGGAAGGAAATATTAATCAAAACGGTGGCCCAAACTCTTCCATCTTATGCTATGAGTGTGTTCTTGTTACCAATTGACACTACCCGAGAGATGgaaaaaataatgacaaagtTTTGGTGGCAATCTTCTAATAAGCCTGGGAAGGGAATCCATTGGCTTTCATGGGATCGATTGTGTAATCATAAGAAGAAGGGAGGAATGGGTTTTAGACATCTCAGAGACTTCAACTTGTCACTACTAGGGAAGCAAGGCTGGCGGCTCATCTCTCAACCGAATTCATTAGTAGCAAGGATCTTTAAGGCTCGTTACTACCCTCATACTTCCTATTTGGATGCATCATTAGGGAATAATCCTAGCTATGTTTGGCGGAGTGTTTGGGAAGCTCAACAACTTGTTAGAAAAGGTCTCCGTTGGTGCGTAGGAAACGGAACAAGCATCAGCATCCTTAATGAACCTTGGTTACCTTGCCTAGAGAATCCTTATGTCACTACCTCTCATCCCAGTCTACTTCAGGCGAAAGTGAACAATCTCATGACCATGGATGGCACGGGTTGGGACTTGGAAATCTTGGAAGATCTCTTTGAAGAAAGAGATAGGAAGCTCATTGAGAAGATTCCTTTGCAACCATCGTTTAGTGATGATACTTTGATTTGTGCACTTGAGGCTTCAGGTACCTATTCAGTCAAAAGTGCCTATAAAGTACTTCAACAAATTAATGGCAGATGGGACAACGAGGATGACACTACTTCACGGTTTTGGACTACTATGTGGCGGCTTAAAATCCCCCCCAAAGTAAAGAACGTAATGTGGCGTGCAGGTAGGAATTGTCTTCCAACGTTATGTATGTTGCAAACCAAAAGAGTGAATGTACAATCTCTCTGCCCGATCTGTAGAGTTGAAGAAGAAACTGCTCTCCATGCTCTGGTTACTTGCTCTCATGTTAAAAGGGTATGGGACCGTGTTGGAATTGGAACAAATATCCTTCATGATCATACCTCTTTCTTAGACTGGTGCTATGGAACTTTTTCTGGTGTGGATTCAAACAAGAAATGTTTGGTGGCAACACTCTGTTGGGCTATATGGAGCGCTAGAAATGATTTTGTTTGGCAAAAAAAGTTGGTAAACGCTGAAGGAATTGTAGTATTGGCAAAAGGTTATCTTGATCAATGGACAAATGCTCAAAATACTCTCATTGAGTCATCATGGTCTGGTCTTCAGACGGGTGATGGGGTTGAGAAATGGTCCGCTCCAAGTGAAAATAGAATCAAGATCAATGTTGACGCTGCTCTTTTTGAAGGGGGAACCAGCTATGGATTAGGAATGGCAGCTCGTGATCACCACGGCTTCTTGGTTGAAGGCCGAATGGACTTCTTCTCGGGGGCTGCTACACCAGAAATTGCTGAAGCAATCGGAGTCCGCGAGGCTCTGAGTTGGATTAAAAGGAAAAACTGGCAACATGCGTCGATTGAGACAGATTGTTTAGTGGTTGTTCAAGCAATACGAAGTTCAACAAAAATGCTTTCGTTGTTTGGACAAATCATTCTTGAATGTAAGCAACTCATGTTGGAGTTAAAACatgtttctatttattttattaaacgaTCAGCTAATGCGGTAGCTCATAACTTTGCAAGAGCTTCTGTGTTATTTCCTGGTTGTACCTTCGGTATGGAGTCTGTTCCTACCGAGTTGTTACATTGTTTGGTAACAGATTTTGTtggttaataaaatttattttccattcaaaaaaaaaaaaaagaaaatatttacaaaaaaaaaaaaaacaagcaaCAACTTATCGTGACACATCATTATCTTCTTGACGTGAACCAAAACTTCCATCAATAAAGTGATAATCCTATAAACCAGGAATCACCCGCGTGATTCACAAACTAAAACGAATCtataaattcataaaattttaataaaattgatcTAAAGtttattcaaacaaaaaaaaaaaacctaaaaaatcTTTGACAATTGCAATTCTCTATTGTCAATCGCAGATACTCTATTATCGACAAACTCCATTGATGAGATCTTCTGAGCTTAACCTTCAACAAAATAGCAACCATTGGTTCATTACCTCAATCAGAACATAATAAaacaatcaaaaataaaaaaaaacatcagaAAAGTATTCCACTAATTGCAGAGAAACTTCTTTGTCAAAAAACTTCCATTGATGATAACTTACCAGACCTTAAACCTTGCACGAAATAGCGACTGTTAGTCCATCACTGCAATTACACACAAAGAattacaaaaaatcaacaaaagaaGATCCAGCAACAAGGATAGACAAGAACAGAGGATAAGCAAAAGTTGTGAAGaataaaaatttggaaaaaaaaaacaaatttcaacaaaaaaagGGATGTAATATCAAACTTTTCATCTTACACAttcatatttaaattataaaacaatgttcatattttattgttgaactagttttgtttttaatttatatttcgaTATTTTGGGAATTGATTtcctctttattttttaattgtaatcgatTTAAGATATTGCGTGTTACTTATTTTTATTCGTTATGTTATATAAttggttctattttagttataatcaGTTTGAAttatttcgtgttatttatttttattcattattataacactgttattgtaacaccctaactaacttaggcgtattacgtgatttttaaacgtactgtgcagctcgttgctaatcaacgaggtttatggaaaaacgtgattaattaaaattttgctttttcattaactataaaccattttaacaaaaagtcacgggatcccgatttataaaatatttacaaacgttttcactgttcaacttttacatcaaaataaagtcgtctaacgacaattacaaaatctcagccgtgctgtcccgaggatcgtacgctccaggcctaaccgccccgacatgtacaatcccataagctcgctcacggtccatcagcaactgccttgcctttacctacacatgcaacgaaaactgtgagtcgacagactcagtaagaaaagcataataatatcatacataaaactgactgccgtgtccaacacgatactgagtcccgctactgccatgtccaacatggtactgagcactactgccatgtccaacatggtactgagttttgaacgttcaggggacggcactattgacaagtatcctcctgatcggtcgaaccggtcatactccggctgctggtcatactccagcctgtaccgacgggataggtcaatggaccgaaccaccaaccagttgtcactgatcggccgaaccggtcatactccgccgtcggtcatactccagcctgtaccgacgtgacagggttgggtggttcgaagcctaaatacatatctaatgtaaactaacaggcttcctacatgcacgctaaacatgtaaactacatatgcatactgttatactaatcttacctggattccgatttcaggtgtgccggtcaacctgactggaactgaagctgaacggcggacatcggctcctaaaccataaaaatcacaacgctataagcgacacgctaaatcacttcccggggactaaaacttgaaactaaaagtttccctatcgataaaaagcatggcaatacccctaaaaacccaaaaacgaggaaaactagggttctgaaaaatcccccatccggaagtccggttgcccaaccggaattccggttctgggaaaatctgaacccccatccggaattccggatgctcaaccggaattccggttcctcgcaggcagcaaccaaaaattcccatatctagaccaattcgaacccaattgatcccaaactttccagacctgctaattagaccctaataaacatttccaaggcatcaaacctacccagaaaccacatacacaaattttgccattggagctcaagctttgagttccaaactcaagcttgagcaaaaccacaaaacaagcatgcaaaccagctaaaatcaacctaaactagcataatatagcctctgaaaatcaacaacaacatccagcaattcacagaaacaattcatggcattttctctcaaaattacataatttcacatataaccctctagcatgctcaacctagcaatcaagcatcaaaacaaccctaaactaacatgcttaaactcagAAAATAAGAActaattacagcagcaacaacattccacaatcacatgcattcatcatctttttttttcaagaaaaacaagtaaAACACCAAGAAAGGTTGAGAACCACTTACAAGCAATTAAGGATCACAAAAATTAACACAATGAagacttgaatcaccaagaaaattccccctccttgctgctcaaagatggccgaaagagagagagtgattgtgtgtgagtttttggaatttctttttcaaaataagcTAAGTGTTAGAAAAAGAATAAATGACATAATATATCAACTTAATAaaaccatttcagccaacatttaataaataaacacttattttttttccattaataaatcatataagacaaaacattaatggggcaaaaagaccattttgcccctccaccataaaatcacataattcatactaaaggggtatttttgggacattctaaattcccggccattcccgacattcccaatgtctaaaacccgtccccaaaatactaacatactaagttgtgatttctactgagccaaacgccgcgttccaaaataccggacaccggaaatacgaaaCATAAAAGCTACCGATAACATACACATGCATATTTGAATTCCATAactatccataataaattatttaaatagctataaataatttcctgattaacataaataactgctaatttccaaattaactaagcgggctttacaactatcccccccttaaaaggatttcgtccccgaaatctaacctgaataactctggatattgagctcgcatatctgattctagctcccaggtggcttcttccaccttactgtttctccagagaaccttgaccaacgctatggtcttattccgaaggactttatcctttctatccaggatctgcactggctgttcctcataagacatatctgactgaagctgaaggctctcataactgagtatatgagaggggtctgaaacgtattttctcaacattgagacatgaaatacgttgtgcactgctgataaagctggaggcaatgctaaccgatatgccacttgacctatcttctcgagaatctcgaaaggtcctgtaaacctagggcataatttgcctcttttcccgaaacgtttaatccccttcatcggagatactcgcaaaaacacatggtcccctacacggaactcaacatccctacgtttcggatctgcgtaactcttctgtctgctctgggaggcaagcattctagctttaatcttctctattgcctcattggtccgttgaaCTGATTCTGGaccaaggtatttcctctcccctgtctcatcccagtggataggggatctgcacttcctaccgtacaacagttcatagggtgccatccctatcgtactctggtaactgttgttgtacgaaaactctattaacggtaggtatttattccatgaaccctcaaagtccataacacaaagCTCTcggcatgtcctccaatatccgaATTGTCCTCTCGACCGACCATCCGTccgaggatgaaatgctgtactgaattttagcttcgtacccattgcccgttgtaaactctgccaaaatttggaggtgaatttcggatccctgtccgaaactatagacttcggtaccccgtgaagtctcactatctccctgacatataactctgccaactgatccactgtaaacgtcgttctgaccggcagaaaatgagcagatttcgtaaatcggtccaccactacccagatggaatcatacatacccgtggtcctaggtaacccgaccacaaaatccatagtaatgtcctcccatttccattctggtagggttagaggctgcaacaaccccggTCTCTCGATGTTCGGCCTTGATCTGCGTCGacatgtgaggcatctcgatacgaattctaccaaattcttcttcataccgttccaccagaagtacggtttcaagtcttggtacatcttggtggtgccgggatgcagagaatatggggtagaatgagcctcctcaaagatctcgttcctcaagtccacactgttcgggacgcaaaccctggctttatacaaaagcatcccactatctgacactgaaaagtccttggcttgaccagccaatacctcatctcggatcttcactaactccggatctgtcgtctgagcaacttttattctttctaacgtatcggattgcggcgttaagttgtgtagctgacctaccacaaactcaatgctggacctgaccatatcctctgctagccgaggtgagatctgaaccatgctagctacctgcccgggcccctttctactcagggcatcggccactacattggctttcccgggatgatagaggatctcgcaatcataatccttcactagttccaaccaacgcctctgtctcatgttcaaatctttctgagtaaagaaatacttgagactcttatggtcggtgtagatctcgcacttctcaccatacaagtaatgccgccaaatcttcagtgcaaaaaccacagcggccaattctaaatcatgagtcgggtatcgctgttcataatcctttaactgacgggaggcgtaagcgataacccgatcggcttgcatcaatacgcaccccaaaccctgtttggatgcgtcacaatagaccacgaacttctcctcgtccgaaggcaaagctagtacggagcaagaatcaacctctcgtttcagctcctgaaaactagcttcgcatttatctgaccagataaatcgctgattcttctttgtaagctcggttaggggcattgaaattttggagaacccctccacgaacctacggtaatacccagctaaccccaagaagcttctgatctctgtcactgtcttcggtctcggccaatccctgacggattcaatcttcccgggatccaccttgatcccatctttactcacaatgtgccctaggaaggacacctgagacaaccagaactcacatttcttgaacttggcgtagagtctatgttctcgaagtcgttgcagtaccatctgaagatgtaactcatgctcctcttctgactgagagtacacgaggatgtcgtcgataaacacaattacacagatatcgaggaaatccttgaatactctattcatcaggtccatgaatgctgcaggagcattggttagtccgaatgacataaccaggaactcgtagtgtccatacctagtgcggaaagccgtctttggaatgtcctcctctcggatcctcaactgatgataacccgaacggaggtcaatcttagaaaagaccgtcttcccctgaagctgatcgaacaagtcatcgatcctaggtaatggatatttattcttcaccgtcagcttgttcaactctctgtagtcaatgcacatcctcatagagccatccttcttcttcacgaacaa is a window from the Cannabis sativa cultivar Pink pepper isolate KNU-18-1 chromosome 1, ASM2916894v1, whole genome shotgun sequence genome containing:
- the LOC115700201 gene encoding uncharacterized protein LOC115700201 gives rise to the protein MNNEPNLEDQYAAFNIEDEEEEELIFEGGNDDSADIDDRWCLVGRFLTHRSIDFQAMQNKMAQLWQPGRGLYVKELEHNLYLFQFYHEVDIERVMEGSPWTFDRVPLIFERLKQGENPRSVVLNRIEFWVQIHNMTTGFMSEVVIQRLGNYIGTYVKSDPNNFIGVWRDYLRIHVKVNIDQPLKRKKKVVKQGGMWCYALFKYEDLPTFCFICGVLGHTERFCDRLFDTPIDQIEKPYGLEMKAAPRRRNYAAGARWLRSGSMNRAGTDRNPGNPAVSNPTNLGTGITHNRVRSGGSQSGISNTINHESNAAMNPVNHIPRRIIEIPSKETEVINKEGQGGEQNPELEGEAFDTGVVNADEALLFLENKKRRMGLDHHHGLLEAQNMEVFKNDTNPNGPGVLFDVEMVTEMGGNTKNLSGAGSVSQTRREL